The DNA window GCACCGGGTCGAGCGCCCCGGTGACCTCCACCGCCCGGGCCAGCACATACAGCGCCGCCACCGAGATCGGCGCGGGGTTGGCGAACCCGGAGAAGGCCTGCTCGGCGTCGATCACCCCCACAAGCATCAGGAACACCGTCGCGCCGAGTACCGCCAGCGCCGGCGACACCACGTTGCGGGCGAGCAGCCCGACGGTGCCCGCGACCACCGCCAGGGTCAGCCACGCCTGGGCCGTCACGCCCCGCTCACGCGGGGGGCACCCAGCCGCGCTCGTCGAGGTAGGCCAGCACCCGCGCCGCGGAGGCCTCGGGCGTCTCGGTGTCGGTGCGCAGGTGCAGCTCGGGGGCCTCGGGGGGCTCGTAGGGGTCGCTGACCCCGGTGAACTCGGCGATCTCGCCGGCCATCGCCCGCTTGTACAGCCCCTTGACGTCGCGGGCCACGCAGGCGTCCAGCGGCGCGTCGACGAACACCTCGGTGAAGTTGGTGGTCATGTCGCGGACCTGCTTGCGGGTCGCGGCGTAGGGCGAGATCACCGCGGACAGCACCCCCACGCCGTGACGGCTCAGCAGCCCGGCGACGAAGCCGATGCGCAGCACGTTGACGTCGCGGTCGGCGCGGGAGAACCCCAGCCCTTTGGACAGGTGGGTGCGGACCACGTCGCCGTCGAGGCTCTCCACCGGCGCGCGGCGGGCGTGCAGCTCGGCCTCGACCAGGCCGGCCACGGTGGACTTGCCCGCGCCGGACAGGCCGGTGAACCACAGCACGTACCCCGGGGTGCCCATGTGCGGCCAGTCTCGCCGCTGGCACCTGATGCCCGCCAGTCGGGCCGCAGGGGAAACGGTCGGGCGCCGCCCGGGCGGCGGCGCGCTAGCGTGAAGGCCACATGACCGTCATGGAGCGTGAGGTCGCGGAGCAGGGGGGCCCGGCGCAGCGTCCGCCGTCGGTCCTCGTGGCCGTGCTGTGGTCGGTGACCGCGGTGCTGGCGGCGGTCACCCTGGTGGGTTTCGCCGCGCCGCTGGGCTGGGCCGCCGACCTGCTGGTGGCCTTTCGTCCCCACTATGCGGTGGCCGGGGCGGTGTGCCTGGCCGGCATGGCGGCCAGGCGCCGGTGGGTGGGCGTGCTGGTCGCGGCCGGGGTGGTGGCGGCCAACGCCGCGGTGATCGCGCCGCTGTGGCTGGACATGCCGGCGCCGGCGCTGACCGTCCTGTGGCACAACGTGGGCGACCAGGTCGGCGAGGGCCGCGTCCCCGACCTGGCCGACACGATCATCGACACCGACGTGGCGATCCTGGGCCGGGTGGACGCGGACGTGGTGCAGGCGCTGGATGCCGGCGAGACCCTGCCCCACGACCTCGTCTACCACGACCCTGGCGTCGGGCTCGTGGTGCTGGCCCGGGTGCCGGTCACCGGCATCCGGCCGGTCGGGCCGCTGCCGGCGGGCACCCGCGACACCGCGGTCGCCTTCGACGCCGAGCTCGCGGCGGGCCGCAGCGTCGCGGTGCTCGCCATGCACACCATGTCGCCGCGCACGCCCCGGCGGGCCGCGGTCCGCGACGCCGAGCTCGCGGTCGCGGCGTCGTGGGCGGGCGCCCAGGCGGGGCCCGCGGTGGTGGTCGGCGACCTCAACACCCCGCCGTGGTCGCGCCAGCTGCGGGCACTCGCCCGGGCCGGCGGCCTGCACGACAGCAGCCGGGGCTTCCAGCCGACCTGGCCGGCCCCCCTGGGTCTGGTTGGCGTGCCCATCGACCACGCGCTGCACAGCCCCGATCTTGCCGTGGTGTCCCGCACGACGGGGCCGGGTCTCGGCGCCCGGCACCGCAGCGTGCGCGTCACCGTCGCCCCGACCGAGCCGGCCCCTCGCTGAGACGTGAATCGCCGGAGCGCCAGCGGAGGCGATTCCCAGCTGTGCCGGGTGAGGCGGTCGCGAAGCGACCGCCATAGGAGCGCTGAGTCGCGGTCGCCCCGCACCCCACAGGGGTCCATCCCCCCTGGGGGTTACCGCGAGTAGCCCTGCCAGAACTCGCGTTACTCGCGGTTACGTCTGGACCCAGCCGGCGGCACACCGCCGGCACCCGGGCGGGCGGACGCCGCCACTGCGCCGGGCGTGGTCGTGGCGTGGCAGCGATACGATGCCGGGGGGCCGTGCTGCGCATTGCAGCCGGGGAACGGCAGTGAGGACGTAGCGCTGAGCGACAGGGAAGAAGGGCAGGCGTTCCGGCGCGCGCGGGAGGCGCACGGGCTGTCGCTGGACGCGGTCGCCGAGGATCTGATGGTGCGCGGCGACCTGCTGCAGGCCATCGAGAGCGGGGAGATCGACACCGTCGCCAGCCCCGCCGTGGCACAGGCGCACCGTCGCGTGTACGCGCGCTTCCTGGGCTTCGACGCCGAGGCGATGCTGGCCGGCGAGCCCCCCGGGGAGCCCGATCCCGCCTGCTTGGCCGCGGAGCTCGCCGCGCAGGTCCCCACCTTCCCCCCGCGGTTCATCCCCCGGTCGCCTCCCGCCGACACCCGCGACGACGCCCCCGCCGACACCCGTGACGACGCCCCCGCCGACACCCGTGACGACGCCGACATCGCGGACGACGCCGACATCGCGGACGACGTCCACCTCGCCGAGATCGACGCCGGCGACGAGGGGGAGCTGGTTGCCATCTGGGGATCGGCTGCGCCCCGGGTGCCCGAGGACCAGCGCGCTGCGCCGGCCGTCGCGCCCGAGCCGCCGCCAGAACCACGGGAGTACCCGTCGCCGTCGCCACCCCGGGAGTGGTGGTACCGCCGGTCGGTCGCGATCGCGGCGGTGGTCCTGTTCTGCCTTGCGCTGCTGATCAGCATCGCCCTGGCACTCGCCGCCGGGTACGGTCAGGCCGATGCGGCCGGGGCAGCGGTGCTGATCTAGACCTCGCCGCACCTCACGCACCGGGCGCACCCAGAGATCCCCTGTTGCATAGAGGCTGTTACCTTCTAGAGTCTAGAGGTAGTTGGCAGGGGGCCGCCGTGGAGACGTCGCCGTTCAGGTACCAGGGGCCGCTCGCACCCGACGAGGTCCACGGCCGGGGGGCCCTGCTCGCCGAGCTGACCGAGCGCGTCACCGAGCACCGCGTGACCGCGCTGCTCGGCCCGCGCCGGTTCGGCAAGACGTCGGTGCTGCGGCGGTTGGCCCACGACCTCACCGAGGTGTCGACGGTCGCGGTCGACCTGTTCGGCGTGCAGACCTACGCCGACATCGTGCTGCGGCTGGCCGCGGCCATGCAGGAGGCGGTCCCGGAGGTCCGCGACCGGGCCTACGAGCTCTCGGCGGCCGCCGGCATCGACCTCGCCGGCCTGCGCGCGCAGCTGCAGCTGACCCCGCGCAAGCGCCCCGACCCGCGGATGCTCTACACCGAGCTCGTCGAGATGCTCGTCACGGTCGGCCAGCGCACCCCGCTGCTGGCGGTGTTCGACGAGTTCCAGTCGATCGCCGCGGTCACCGGCGCCACAGCGGTGCTGCGCACCCACCTGCAGCACCACTACGACCGCATCGGCCTGCTGTTCGCGGGCTCGGCGCCCTCAGCCATGCGCGACATCTTCACCCGCCACGAGCAGCCGTTCTTCAACCAGGCCGACCTGGTCGAGATCCCACCGCTGGACCCCGCAGCGGTGCACGCGATCGTCACCGACGGCTTCCGGGCGACCGGACGCGACCCCGGGGGCGTCGCGAGCTCGATCTTCGCGTTCACCGCCGGCCACCCGCAACGCACGATGCGCGCCGCAGACGTGGCGTGGCGCCACACCGGGCCCGACGACATCGCCGACCAGCGCTGGGGCGCGGCCCTCACGGCGCTGCGCACGGCGGAGTCGGCCACCCTCGCCGCGACCTACGCCGAGCTCGCCGGCGACGAGCGCAAGGTGCTGCGCGTCTACGCGCACGGCGGAGCGGTGTTCGGCGCCGCGGCCGAGCGCCTCGAGCTGTCCGCCGGCGGCGCCGCCCACGCCCGCCAGCGCCTGCTGGCGGACGGCAAGCTGCGCACCGACGAGGGCGGGGACGTGGTGGTCACCGACCCGCTGCTGGCCGACTGGCTGCGCCAGACGCTGCCGATCTGAAGCGGGCTACCCGCGGGTAACCCTGCCAGGACTCGTGTTACTCGTGGTTACACCCGGCCGGTCAGGCCGGCGCCGGCACTCGACCTCGTTGGTGGCGGGGCCTCTGCCAGCCCCGGACGGCGTGCTGCGCGCGCCAGTTGTCCCCAGCTGCGTTGGGTCGGCCACCTGCCGCACCCGCGTTGTCCTACGGTCGGGTGTGCTTGCCGGCCGGCCTGCGGAGGGTGACAATGACGGTGGATGAGCAGACCCGCCAGCGGGTGTTCGCGCGGTTGCGTGAGGCCCTCGGCGAGGAGGCAGCGATCACGTTGATGGCCGGGATCCCCCCGTTCGACTGGTCACAGGTCGCCACCAAGGCCGACGTGTACGCGGTGCGCGACCTGATCGGCGGGCTGCGCGGCGA is part of the Egibacteraceae bacterium genome and encodes:
- a CDS encoding helix-turn-helix transcriptional regulator, translated to MAWQRYDAGGPCCALQPGNGSEDVALSDREEGQAFRRAREAHGLSLDAVAEDLMVRGDLLQAIESGEIDTVASPAVAQAHRRVYARFLGFDAEAMLAGEPPGEPDPACLAAELAAQVPTFPPRFIPRSPPADTRDDAPADTRDDAPADTRDDADIADDADIADDVHLAEIDAGDEGELVAIWGSAAPRVPEDQRAAPAVAPEPPPEPREYPSPSPPREWWYRRSVAIAAVVLFCLALLISIALALAAGYGQADAAGAAVLI
- a CDS encoding AAA family ATPase produces the protein METSPFRYQGPLAPDEVHGRGALLAELTERVTEHRVTALLGPRRFGKTSVLRRLAHDLTEVSTVAVDLFGVQTYADIVLRLAAAMQEAVPEVRDRAYELSAAAGIDLAGLRAQLQLTPRKRPDPRMLYTELVEMLVTVGQRTPLLAVFDEFQSIAAVTGATAVLRTHLQHHYDRIGLLFAGSAPSAMRDIFTRHEQPFFNQADLVEIPPLDPAAVHAIVTDGFRATGRDPGGVASSIFAFTAGHPQRTMRAADVAWRHTGPDDIADQRWGAALTALRTAESATLAATYAELAGDERKVLRVYAHGGAVFGAAAERLELSAGGAAHARQRLLADGKLRTDEGGDVVVTDPLLADWLRQTLPI
- a CDS encoding endonuclease/exonuclease/phosphatase family protein translates to MTVMEREVAEQGGPAQRPPSVLVAVLWSVTAVLAAVTLVGFAAPLGWAADLLVAFRPHYAVAGAVCLAGMAARRRWVGVLVAAGVVAANAAVIAPLWLDMPAPALTVLWHNVGDQVGEGRVPDLADTIIDTDVAILGRVDADVVQALDAGETLPHDLVYHDPGVGLVVLARVPVTGIRPVGPLPAGTRDTAVAFDAELAAGRSVAVLAMHTMSPRTPRRAAVRDAELAVAASWAGAQAGPAVVVGDLNTPPWSRQLRALARAGGLHDSSRGFQPTWPAPLGLVGVPIDHALHSPDLAVVSRTTGPGLGARHRSVRVTVAPTEPAPR
- the cysC gene encoding adenylyl-sulfate kinase — protein: MGTPGYVLWFTGLSGAGKSTVAGLVEAELHARRAPVESLDGDVVRTHLSKGLGFSRADRDVNVLRIGFVAGLLSRHGVGVLSAVISPYAATRKQVRDMTTNFTEVFVDAPLDACVARDVKGLYKRAMAGEIAEFTGVSDPYEPPEAPELHLRTDTETPEASAARVLAYLDERGWVPPA